The following nucleotide sequence is from Firmicutes bacterium ASF500.
GGTGACGTTGAACACCCGGGGCAGGCCGGTCATGAGACAGCGGCCCTTAATCTCCATGACCACCTCCTCGGGGCGGGGGAAGACACAGCCGATATTCATTTTCAGCTCCTCGGCGGTGCGGTCGCCGATGAGGACGTTGTGCTTGCGGCGGATATACTTTACCACCGCCTCGTCGAACTTGTCGCCGGCCACCTTGATGGAGGCGGACTCCACCACACCGCCCAGGGAGATGACGGCGATGTCGGCGGTGCCGCCGCCGATGTCCACCACCATATGGCCGTCGGGCTTGGTGATGTCGATGCCGGCGCCGATGGCGGCGGCTACAGGCTCCTCGATCAGGTAGGCCCGGCGGGCGCCCGCCTGAATGCCGGCATCCACCACCGCGCGCTCCTCCACCTCGGTGATGCCCGAGGGGACGCAGATCAGCAGGCGGGGCTTGAACAGGGAGAAGGAGGTCACCTTTTTGATAAATTCCTTCAGCATCCGTTCGGTCATGTCATAGTCAGAGATGACGCCCTCCCGCAGGGGGCGCATGGCCACGATGTTGCCCGGGGTGCGGCCCAGCATGGCCTGGGCCTCGGTGCCCACCTTGAGGAGCTTGCCGGTGTTCTTGTCCATAGCTACCACGGAGGGCTCCCGCAGGACCACGCCCTTGTTGCGGATATATACCAAAACCGAGGCAGTGCCCAGGTCGATGCCGATATCTTTACTAAAGAAACCCATAAGTTGTTCCACCTTATCCTTGTCAATTTTGTCTATCTGATGGCCGCCGGGGGCGGTCCTTTCCTTCCACTTTATATTATAGCCTGAGCCTCACGGGTTTTCAACCATTTTTTCTAACAATTTTCCTGTTTTTTCGGAGGTCCGCTTTGATGTCCGTCCCCTCTGGCCCGGGCCAGGGTAAGGCAGTACACCTCCGCCGCCCCCGCCTGGCGCAGAAGGGCGCACAGCTCGCTGAGGGTGGAGCCGGTGGTCACTACGTCGTCCACCAGCACCACGCGCCTGCCCGTCAGGCTGACGCCGGGCAGCAGGGCATAGGCCCCCCGGGCGTTGGCCCGGCGGGCGCTCTCCTCCTCCAGGTCGGACTGGGGGCCGGTGTCCTTCACCTTCTTCAAAAGGGGCTCCGCCGGGATGGACAGCAGCCGCCCGATCTCTCGGGCCAGCAGCTCCGCCTGGTTGAATCCCCGCTTACGGAACCGCTTCCTGGACAGAGGGGCCCAGCAGATCAGATCGGCCCCCTGGGGCAGGCGGCCGGCGAGGCACTGGGCCATCAGGACGGCGAGAGGGCCTTCCAGCGCCCGGACCCGGTGGAATTTATAGTGGTGGACGGCCGAGCGCACCAGGTCGTCGTAGGCCAGCGGCGACCAGCAGCCGTCGGCAAAATCAATCCTCCGCTCCCCCGCCCTGCCCTCCAGCCAGGGCAGCTTCCCCTGACATTTGGGGCACAGCGGAGCCCGAGGGTCGTCCAGGACCCGTTGGCAGAAGGGACACTTGGGCGGAAACAGCAGGTCCAGCGCCCGCTCCCAGACCTTCATTTCAGCTCGTCCTCCGGGATCGGACCATGCTCCTTCTCAAACTCCCGGATACACCGCTGAATCAAATAGAGTATCTGACCGCTCATAGAGCGGCCCTCATATTCCGAGATATAGACCAGCTTCCCATGATGCTCGCTGCTGATCGTTATGCCAAGATGCTTATCACGTTTCATCTGTTACCACCATCCAGCTTTTCTGAATGTATGGTATCCTACTCCCAGGCTATATATCTCATTTTTAACTTGATTCAAGTTGACAAAATACTTGAATTGAGTATCCCACTTTAGGCTCCCTCAACAGCAGAACAGAATCCCCCCGCCGCTTCGCGGCCCTCCCCCCTTTTGCAAGGGGGGCATATTTCGCTCACAAAGCCTCCCTTGCCAAAGGGAGGGGGACCGCCGCCAACGGCGGTGGTGGAGGGATTCCATCCCCAAGGTTTTTTCACCCTCGCACGCCGGTTTTCGGCAAAAAAACAGCGCGGCAAACGCCGCGCCACAGCTTGTCGAAAAATGCCCTGTCTGGCTTCATTACCAGACAGGCCACAACGTTAATGAGGAATAAAATGTAGGAGGAGGGTGTGGAGGAAGGCGGAGCAAAGCGCTTTCTGGCTTTCCATCTTGCCAACTTTTTGAGGTTCATGGCAGCAAATTTAAGCCTCACCCAGTTGGAAACCTGGGCCAGACCACGGTAAACGGTATAGCGCATGGCGTGTTTTTCTTTTGCATCGGCAAAAACTCGCTCAATGGTCTCTTTGCGCCTTGCATAGAGCTGCTTGTACTCCGGGGTGTACCTGGCATCATCGGCCAGTTCCTCATAGCCCTTCCAGATGTGCCGCAGGACAGTCTTTACGAAGCTTTTGGATTTTGTACATAAATGCCGGGTGGGGCACTGGGCACAAATTGTCGGATCGCTGCGGTATTCACGGTATCCATCCCGGTTGGTGGTGCGGTAGGACAGGATGTGGTATTCTGGGCAGATCACGCAGTCATAATATTCATCGTAGACGTAAGACCACCAGGGATGTCCACCCTTCATCGTCGTGGGCCGCTTGTAGGCTGTAGACAATACCCGGCCATCTCGAAATACCTTTTTGCAAATATGCGGGGTCTTGTAGGCGGCATCTGCCACCACTGTTTCCACCTCTGGAAACGATTGAATCAATTTGTCGTAAACATCGTCAAACGCCACGCTGTCATGGACATTTCCGGGGGTGACCACTGTTTCCAATACGTAACCGCTCTTGTCACAGGCGGTATGGGCCTCATAAGCAAAGCACCGCTTGTGCTCCCCTTTGTGGAACATTCCACTCTCCGGGTCTGTGGTGGATACCGTTACTGTTTTCTGCTTTTTCGCCTCTTTCTTCCTCCGGGCCTGCTTCTTTTTTGAGGTATTGTCCTGTTTCTTCCCTCCAGCTTTGGGTGGTTCTTCTTCATCATCCAGTGGCTTTTTTCCATGAGCCTCCCGGTCCGCGTTCACTTCCGCCAGCAGTTCTTCCTGGTATCGTTTTGCCGCTGCCGGTACTTCCTGCTTCATTTTCTTCTTCAGATTTGCGCTGGCTTTGATGTGTGTCCCATCTATAAATACCGCCGCCGGGGTCAGTGCTCCCGCACTGCCCGCCTCCTCCAATATCCATCGAAATACTGCCTCTATGGTTTCTGAAGTAAACCGGTGCCGGAAGTTGTAACTCACCGTGGAAAAATGGGGCAGCTCCTCACTCAGCGTGTATCGCAAAAACCACCGGTATGCTATATCTGTCTGGGCTCTGCGCAACGTTCCCCGCAAAGATACATTCCCATCCAGATGCTGCAGCAATACGATTTTGAATAGCACCACTGGGTCGATGCTCCGCCGGCCCTCTTCTTCGCTGTACAACGCCTCCACGATTTCGTACAATTTCTCGAAATCTACCGCTGCATCCACCTGCCGCAATAGATGTTCGGGCGGCACCAGGCTTTCTGTGTCCACCATTTCTATGACCCCTCGCTCATTTTTCCCTCGCTCCAACATTTCCCTCACCCCTTACTCCCTATTTTATCATCTTTACATGAAAAAGTCTACCAAAAGGCAGACTTTTTCGACAGGCTGCAGCGCGGCAAACGCCGCGCCATTCGCTTACAAAACTCTCTCTCACCCAAATAAATACGCTTTTGGTTCGCTTAGGTACGCTTTGACTTTTCCAGCAGGAAATCCATAAAGTCCATAACCGTCCGCCGGTCCGGCGAGGGCAGCTCCTTATAGACTTCGCACAGCCGCTTCAGAGCGGACTCCTCCCGCAGCTCGGAATGACCCATGAGGTAATCCATACTCACCGCAAACAGGTCCGCAAGCCGTTTCAAAATCACCTCATCCCGGGGAAAATGGTTACCGCTTTCATAGAAACTGATCATTCTCGGGGAAATATCGATTGCCTGACCTAACGCGGCCTGAGTCATTTTTTTCTCCTGACGCAGCTGCCGGAGCCTTTCGCTGAATGTCACAAAAATCACCTCCCGACCATTATGCAGGAAATGTGTGACTAAATCATGAATATGATCGAAATTTGCCGAAATTTCCAGTTTGGGCAGTGTTCTTTCTGTCTTTTCCACCTTTTCCCTGTGAAAAAATAATTTCCGGGCAAAAACACAGGGACCCCCGCCGTTTTGGCGGGGGCCGGAGGGTCACAGAATGATGCAGATCAGTCCGCCGGAGCCCTCGTTGATGATGCGCTGGAGGGTCTCCCGCAGCTTGGTCCGGGCGTCCTCGGGCATACGGTTGATCTTGGAGTTCAGGTCCTCGTTCACCAGCTCGTGGAGGGATTTTCCAAAGATATTGGCCTCCCAGATGCGGCTGGAGTCCCCCTCGTACTCCTGGAGCAGATATTGGATCATGTCCTCGCTCTGCTTCTCGCCGCCCACGATGGGGGAGACCTCGGTCTCGATATCGGCGCGGATCATGTGGATCGACGGGGCGCTGGCTTTCAGCCGGACGCCGTACCGGCCGCCCTGCTTCATGATCTCGGGCTCCTCCAGCACCAGGGAGTCGATGGGGGGCACCACAATGCCGTAGCCCGTCTCCTCCACCTGGCGCAGGGCGTCGGCCACCTTGTCATAGGACCGCTTCACCCCGGCCAGCTGGGTGAGCAGGGCCATCAGGTCGCCGTCGTCCCCGATGGTGAAGCCGGATTGCTGGGACAGGGTGTTGTAAAACAGGGACCGGGGCAGCTCCAGCAGAGCGGCGGAGACGCCGGTGCCCAGGTCGATGTTGGAGATGCGGGCGTCGCTGACCACCTCGCAGTCCCGGAAGGAGCTCACCGCGCTGTCCACATCCCGGATGCGGCGGAGCTGGGCGGTCCCCTCCCGGATGGCCCCGTAGAGGGCCGACTTGATGGGGTGCTCCTGGGGCAGGGCGTCCACCCAGGGGGGCAGGAACAGGTCCAGCTCCTTCACCGGGAACTCGTACAGGACGCTCTTCAAAACGGCGTTGATCTCCTCCTGATCCAGCTCCAGGCAGTTGGCCGCCACGCAGGTCACGTCGTACCGCTGGGCGATGTCGGCCCGGATGGCCCGGGCCCGGTCGGAGCCGGGGCTGGCGGAGTTGAGCAGTACCACAAAGGGCTTGCCCAGCTCCTTCAACTCGGAGATGACCCGCTCCTCCGCCTCCAGGTAGTCCTCCCGGGGGATGTCGGTGATGGTGCCGTCGGTGGTGACCACCACGCCGATGGTGGAGTGCTCCGAAATCACCTTGCGGGTGCCGATCTCCGCCGCCTCCGCCATGGGGATCTCGTGCTCGAACCAGGGGGTGGTGACCATCCGCTCGGCCTCCCCCTCCATCTGGCCCACGGCGCTGGGCACCAGATAGCCCACGCAGTCGATCATCCGCATCTGAAAGGCCGCGCCGCCGTCCACCGTGACCGACACCGCCTCCTCGGGGACGAACTTGGGCTCCGCCGTCATGATGGTCCTGCCGGAGCCGCTCTGGGGCAGCTCATCCCGGGCCCGCTCCCGGCGGTAGACGTTCTCGATGTTGGGGATGACCAGGGTCTCCATAAAGCGCTTGATAAAGGTGGATTTTCCCGTCCGGACCGGCCCAACCACGCCGATGTAGATATCGCCCTCGGTACGGAGCGCAATATCCTCATAGATTTTGCGATCTTCCACTGCAATTCCTCCTTCGGCCTTATCGTCAGCCGGTATTTCCTTACAATCTATGAGGATAAGCTGTGGAATATGACCGGAAAAGCGCCGGACCCGCCTCCGCCCCGGTGAGGGGGGAGACAGGTCCGGAACATCTTATTGCTTGCTCTTGATATACTCGTCGATAGACTTGGCGGCGTTCTTGCCGGCGCCCATCGCCAGAATGACGGTGGCGGCTCCGGTGGCGGCATCGCCGCCGGCGAAGATGGCCGGGCAGGACGTACACCCCTTCTCGTCCGCAGCCACACAGCCCTTTTTGGTCTTCTCCAGGCCGGGGGTGCCGTCGTAGCTCATGGGGTTGGGCTGGGTGCCCAGAGACATGATAACTGCGTCTACCTCCATCTTGAACTCACTGCCCGGGACGGCCATAGGGCGGCGGCGTCCGGAGGCGTCGGGTTCGCCCAGCTCCATCTTTACGCAGGTGATGGACTGGACCTGCCCCTTCTCGTCCCCCTCGATGGATACGGGGTTGGTGAGCAGATCGAAGATAATGCCCTCCTGCCTGGCGTGGTGGACCTCCTCGGCCCGGGCGGGGAGCTCGGCCTCGGAGCGGCGGTAGACGATATGGACATCGGCCCCCAGGCGCTTGGCGCACCGGGCGGCGTCCATAGCCACGTTGCCGCCGCCGACGACCGCCACCTTCTTGTTGTGGAGGACGGGGGTGGGGGAGTCGTCCTTGTAGGCCTTCATCAGGTTGATGCGGGTGAGGTACTCGTTGGCGGAGTAGACGCCCACCAGGGACTCGCCGGGAATCTTCATAAACATGGGCAGGCCGGCGCCGGAGCCGATGAACACAGCCTCGTAGCCCTGCTCGAACAGTTCGGTGATGGTAAGCACCTTGCCGATGACCATGTTCAGCTCGATGTCCACCCCCATCTTCTCCAGGTTGGCCACCTCCCGCTTGACGATGGCCTTGGGGAGACGGAACTCGGGGATGCCGTAGCTCAGCACGCCGCCGGGGGTGTGGAAGGCCTCAAAGACGGAGACGGAGTAGCCCATACGGGCCAGCTCACCGGCGCAGGTCAGGCCGGCGGGGCCGGAGCCAATCACTGCCACCTTGTGGCCGTTCTTGGGGGCGGTGGCTACGTTGGCGATGCCGTTCTCCGCGGCCCAGTCGGCCACGAAGCGCTCAATGCGGCCGATAGACACGGGCTCGCCCTTGACTCCCCGGACGCACTTGCCCTCGCACTGGCTCTCCTGGGGGCAGACACGGCCCGAGATGGCGGGCAGGGCGTTGGCGTCGGACAGCAGCTGATAGGCGGCGGCCAGGTCTCCCTCGGCCACCTTGCCCACGAACTCAGGGATGGGGATGCCCACCGGGCACCCGCTGACGCAGGGCTTGTGCTTGCAGCTCAGGCACCGCTGTGCCTCGTTCTGGGCCTGCTCCAGGGTGTAGCCCAGGGCCACCTCTTTAAAGTTGGCGTTGCGTACGTTGGCCTCCTGCTCCGGCATGGGGGTCTTTTCCATCTGCATATTAGCCATTCATGGCACCTCCTCCCAGGCGGCAGAGGTGCTTCTCTTTCGCCTTGGCTTCATGCTCCTTATAGGTCGCGTTGCGGGCGATCACTTCGTCAAAGTCCACCTTGTGGCCGTCAAAGTCGGGGCCGTCCACACAGGCGAACTTCACCTCGCCGTCCACGGTGAGGCGGCAGCAGCCGCACATGCCCGTGCCGTCGATCATAATGGGGTTCATGCTCACGGTGGTGGGGATGTTGTATTTCTCGGTGAGCTTACAGGCAAACTTCATCATCAGCAGGGGGCCGATGGCAAAGACCCGGTCGAACTTCACCCCGCTGTTGATGAGCTCCTCCAGCTTGCCGGTGACAAAGCCGTGATAGCCGTAGGTGCCGTCGTCGGTGCAGATGTGCAGGTCGGTGCTGGCCTGACCCATCTCCTCCTCCAGAATGACGATATCCTTGGTCTTAAAGCCGCCGATCAGGTCCACCTGGTTGCCGGCCTGATGGAGGGCACGGGCCACGGGCAGGGCGATGGCGCAGCCCAGTCCGCCGCCCAGAACGGCCACCCGGCCGATGTTCTCCACCTCGGTGGGCAGGCCCAGGGGGCCCACGAAGTCCTGGAGGCAGTCGCCCTCGTTCAGCTCGTCCAGAGCCAGGGTGGTGCCGCCGATCTTCTGATAGATCACGGTGACCAGGCCGTCCACCGCGCTGGAGATGGTGAGGGGAATCCGCTCTCCCGCCTCGTCCACCCGCAGAATGATGAACTGGCCCGCCTTGGCCTTGGCGGCCACCAGGGGCGCGTACACCGAGATCTGAGAAATCTCAGGCGTCAGCACCTTTTTCTTCGCGATTTCATACTTCTTCACTGTTTCTCCTCCTGTCAGAGTAGTTCCTTTTTTCATCACTTTATAGTGCCAGCGGCAAAAGCCGCACAGATCACAGGTTTAACACCGAGTCCCCTTGCCGTATCTCCGGCGCTTTCGGGCGTAGTGGAGCCAGCGGATCAAGAAGACCGCCAGTACCACCACCGCGGTCAGGACCGCCAGCGCCGCCAGGGTAATCCAGCTGGGGTTCTTCACCAGCTCGATGGGGTTCCAGCTGTGGCTGACATCCTTTCGGCCGTCGCCGTTGGGATAGGAGTAACGGCGAGAGAGCCCCTCCTCCCCGAAGGACTGGAGGTAAGCCGCCAGGGCGTACCACTCCTTGATCTCGTTTCCGTTTTTGTCCCGGAGGATACAGGCCTCGAAGTCGGTGACGGGGCTTCCGTCGGCCATCTTGGGCTCCAGGGACAGCAGTCCCATAGACTTGCTCTTCACCGTGCCCAGCATCTGGGCGGAGTACATCCCGGTGACCACTCGGTAGAGCTGGTCGTCCTCCAGGTCCTCATAAAACACGTGGTCACCTCCAGTTGGAGGCGCCTGGGTGCCATCCGGCATGGTAACGGATGCACTGTGCATAAAATCCACCCGCTGGGCCAGTTGAATGTCGGTCACCCGGTTGAAAAACATCCGGTGGGTGTTGAAGGAGTACTCCAGCCCCGCCATATACAGCTGGGCGGCGGGCATCAGCGGGGTCACCGAGGCGTCCACCTCGGCGGCGGCCTTCAGCTCTTTGCCGGTGAGGTACACCCCCACCAAGGGGAAGCCTGAAGTGCCGTCGCTCCCCACCCCCATAGACAGCACGTCGAAGGCCATAGAGGTGGTAATTTCTCCGGTGGCCAGGGGGGCTCTCAGCACTCCGTCAGCGGTGACGGTGACTGTGGGCACATCGGGGCTGTCCGCCTCCAGGTTTTGCGCGGCCCAGAGGAAGGAATCGGCCACCAGCTCCCCCAGGGCGTTGCCGCTCTGGACCCCGGAGACCGGAGTAGGCAGGTCGAAGTCCGTCCGGGTGAGCGCCTGGTCATAGGTCAGGCCGTACCGGCCCAGATAGGTCCCCCCTACCTGCCGCTTCCACTGCTCCACCAGCAGGCTGATCTCCCGGTCGTCGGTCAGGGTCTCGTCAATGGGGATGAGGCGGTAGTCGGTCAGGGTCTTGGCTCCGTCCTCCGTCCAGCTCAGCGTGATGGAGCCCAGGTTTTCACAATAAGGCCCGGCGGAGACGATATAGGTGTCCCCCACCACAATGGGCTCCGTCAGAGTGCTGTGTGTGTGGCCGGAGACGATCAGGTCAATCTCCGGCACCGCCTGGGCCAGCTGCTCGTCCTCCGACAGCTTCTTTTTTTCATTAGTCCCCGAGTGGGACAGGCAGATGATAAACTGAGCGCCCTCCGCCTTCAGGGCGTCCACGCAACGCTGTGCGTTGCCGGCCATGTCCCCCAGCACGAAGCCGGAGGAGGGGGCGCAGGAGTCGGAATCCACCCCCATCAGGCCGAAGATGCCGTATGTGACCCCGCCCCGCTCCAGGAGCATATAGTCCTGCACGCCGTAGGCGGCCATCGCCCGCTGAATGTCCAGCTTATCCGGGTTGCCGTCGGCGGGCTTGTAATTGGCCATCAGCAGGGCCGGGAGCCGGTCGCCGCTGTTGACCGCGGCGTTGAGCATGGAGGCGAAGCCCGTCCCGGTGTGGTCAAACTCATGATTGCCCACGGCGGCGGCATCATACCCCATGGCCCCCATGGTGCGCAGCTCCGCTCCCTGGGTGGTGTACAGCGTCTGAATCAGCGAGCCGATGGAGAAATCCCCCCCGTCCACCGTCAGGGCGTCGGGGTATCTGGCCCGCTCCCGGTTCAGGGCGGTGTTCAGCCGGGCGTATCCACCCGACTCGCCCCCCTCTCCGTCCGCCTGGGGCAGGAAGTGGGAGTGCAGGTCATGCGTAAAGAGCACCGTTGTTTTATAGCTCTCCGGAGCCGCCAGGGCGGGCAGAAGGGCGCACAACAGCAAAAGAAAAAAAACGAAGATATAGCGCGTGCGCTTCATGGGGTCCTCCATTCTGTCAAACTAACGGATCACGTCAAATTGCACAGGGCGGTAAAACAGCTCCCGGACCCGCTCCGGGTCCCGGGTCTGGCCCAGCACCCACATCAGCTTGGCGGTCGCGGCTTCCAGGGTCATGTTATAGGCCTCCATCAGCTGGAAGCGCTCCTTCACCTGCTGGCCCACCTGATAGACCGCCATATCGCTGCCCTCATAGGGCACCTGGGTCATGACCACGATGGTCTTTCCGGCGGACAGCCACTCCTCAATCGCCTGAGCCAGTGGGCCGCTCCCCCCGCCGGGCAGTCCGCCCACCCCGAAGGACTGCAAAATCACCGCCTGATAGCTGTCCTTCAACAGCCGGAGGGCCTCCGCCCCCATCCCCGGGATGAGGGTGAGTAGGAGTACCTTGTCCTCCAGCCTGTCATAGAAGGTGGGCTCCGCCCCGTAGGAGTAGGCCCGGGGGGCCAGATAGCGAATCAGCCTCCCGTCCCGGATCACCGCCCGCTCTGGGTAGTCCACGCAGGAAAAGGCGTTAAAGCTCTTACTGCGCTCCTTCCGTGCCCGGGTGCCTAGAATTACCCTCCCGTCAAACACCAGGCTCACGTCATGGGACTCCCGGTCGGTGGCGTAGAGGAAGCTGTCGTACAGGTTCCGGCGGGCGTCGGTGTCGTTGAGGGCGATGGACTTCTGGGAGCCGGTAATGACGATGGGCTTGGGAGAGTCCTGAATCAGGTAGGACAGGGCTGCGGCGGTGTAGGCCATGGTGTCGGTGCCGTGGGTGATGACGAAGCCGTCATATTGGCCGTACCGCTCCCGGACCGCCCCGGCGATCTCCAGCCAGTGGCTGGGGCCCACATTGGTGCTGTCCAGGTTCATCAGCTGGACGGCCTCCACCTGGCACAGCTCCCCCACTGCCGGGACGTGGCTGAGCAGCTCCTCCGAGGTGATGGCCGGGCTCAGCCCCTGGCCGCTCTCCATAGAGGCGATGGTGCCCCCGGTGGCCAGCATCAGGATACGTTTCATGGCTCCCTCCCGCTCAGAGGCACTGGAGGTACTTCCCATACAGGGTCATGGACAGCTCGTCGCCGATTTTATGGACCTGCTCCTCCGTGACCCAGCCCTCATAGAGGGCCAGCTCCTCCAGACAGCCCACATAGCGGCCGGTGGTATCCTGAATGCGCTTGATGGTCTCCCCCGCCGTCAGCAGGCTGTCGGCGGTGCCCGCGTCCAGCCAGGTAAAATTCTTTTCCAGGGGGATCACCTGGAGCTGGCCCCGGCGGAGATACTCCAGGTTCACGTCGGTGATCTCCAGCTCCCCCCGGGCGGAGGGCTTCAGCTGGTTGGCGATCTCCATCACCTGATGGTCATAAAAATACAGGCCGGGAATGATATAGTTGGACTTGGGATACCGGGGCTTCTCCTCAATGGAGATCGCCCTGCCGTCCCGGTTGAACTCCACCACGCCGAATGGGCGGGGGTCCTCCACCCAGTAGCCGAAAACGGTGGAGCCTCGGTCGTTGGCGGCGGCCCGCTTCAGGGTGGCGGCCAGGGTGGGTGCGTAGAAGATGTTGTCCCCCAGCACCAGGCACACCCGGTCGTTTCCCACAAACTCCTGCCCGATGAGCAGTGCGTCGGCGATGCCTCGAGCCACCGGCTGTTCGGCGTACTCGATACGCAGGCCATACTGCCCGCCGTCCCCCAGCAGCGCCTGGAAGGTGGCTGTCTCCTCCGGCGGGACGATGACCAGAATGTCCGAGATGCCCGCCTGCATCAGAATGGCGATGGGGTAGTAGATCAGCGGCTTGTCATAGACCGGCAGCAGGGGCTTGCACACCGGCTTGGTCATTGGATAGAGGCGGGTCCCCTTCCCCGCGGCGAGTACGATACCTTTCATTTGTTTCTCCTGTCTGTTTTTCTTCCGCGCTTCGTCGCAGTACCGTGATAGTATTGTTTTATTTTATCATAAAACATATGCTCTTTCAAGGAAAAGCTGTTCAAAAGTATCACAACCGGCGGGGACAAAAAACCCCGCCGGTTGTCTGATTTATCTAATTGTGGAGAGGTTACGTCAGGGCTCCTTTTTTGGCGCTCATGCGCTGGAGCACCACGATACCCACCACGACCACCACGCCGATCACGTCGGTGAGCTCTCCGGGGATCATCATGCACAGACCGCCGGCGGCGATGAGGACGCGGAACAGGGGGTTCATCGGCTTGTACAGGTAGCCGTTGAGGGCCGCCGCCACGCCGAACAGACCGGCCAGGGAGGTAATCACAATGAGGACGGACTGGACCACCTTCATGGTGGGGCTGGTGCCCGCCTCAAACTGGAACAGCATGGCGGGGTTCAGGGCGAAGATGTAGGGCACCACAAAGGCGGCGATAGCCAGCTTGGTGGCGTTGAAGGCCGTCTTCATGGGCGGGGACTTGGCGATGGCGGAGCCGGCGTAGGCGGCCAGGGCCACGGGAGGGGTGATGTCGGCCACGATGCCGAAGTAGAACACGAAGAAGTGGGCGCAGATCATCTTGATGCCGATCTGATCGCTCATCAGGATGGGGGCGCAGGTGGCGGCCATGATGCAGTAGTTGGCGGTGGTGGGCACGCCCATGCCCAGCACGATGCAGCACAGCATAGTCAGGAACAGCGCGATGATGGACACGCCGCCGGAGACGGACAGGATGGCCCGCAGCAGGTCGCTGGCAAGGCCGGTGATGGTGACGCAGCCGGCCACGATGCCCGCCATGGAGCAGGCCGCAGCCACCGAGATGGTGCCCTTGGCTCCGGCCTCCAGGGAGTCCAGAATCTTGACAATGGTGATGTTGTCAGAGGTATCTGTAATGCCCAGGGCCTTGTTGACCAAGATGTTCACCGCGCCCACCGCGATGGCGATCATGATGGCGATGGCGGCGGAGAAGGCCATGCTCCGGGTGCCGGTGGACACCAGGACCACCAGGACGATCAGGGGCAGCAGCAG
It contains:
- the ansA gene encoding L-asparaginase 1 → MKRILMLATGGTIASMESGQGLSPAITSEELLSHVPAVGELCQVEAVQLMNLDSTNVGPSHWLEIAGAVRERYGQYDGFVITHGTDTMAYTAAALSYLIQDSPKPIVITGSQKSIALNDTDARRNLYDSFLYATDRESHDVSLVFDGRVILGTRARKERSKSFNAFSCVDYPERAVIRDGRLIRYLAPRAYSYGAEPTFYDRLEDKVLLLTLIPGMGAEALRLLKDSYQAVILQSFGVGGLPGGGSGPLAQAIEEWLSAGKTIVVMTQVPYEGSDMAVYQVGQQVKERFQLMEAYNMTLEAATAKLMWVLGQTRDPERVRELFYRPVQFDVIR
- the rffH gene encoding Glucose-1-phosphate thymidylyltransferase 2 encodes the protein MKGIVLAAGKGTRLYPMTKPVCKPLLPVYDKPLIYYPIAILMQAGISDILVIVPPEETATFQALLGDGGQYGLRIEYAEQPVARGIADALLIGQEFVGNDRVCLVLGDNIFYAPTLAATLKRAAANDRGSTVFGYWVEDPRPFGVVEFNRDGRAISIEEKPRYPKSNYIIPGLYFYDHQVMEIANQLKPSARGELEITDVNLEYLRRGQLQVIPLEKNFTWLDAGTADSLLTAGETIKRIQDTTGRYVGCLEELALYEGWVTEEQVHKIGDELSMTLYGKYLQCL